Proteins encoded together in one Solanum lycopersicum chromosome 7, SLM_r2.1 window:
- the LOC101264344 gene encoding uncharacterized protein encodes MFKDPTLEAVAAIQNSLSKESRLATDKQKQGKTMPSNRKRKAPSEVKDGEAHTLLSKAEAKQSLEVTRDSQLLNRSAKLPKKSPWKDLVSANSGASFSVLDILPSAIPVKEMQSGSDGVSEFSSDEKDEVTNDEKVSDHLEEPDKVESEDEVSNDEEVSDQHEELDKVESEDEVSNDEEVSDQHEELDKVESEDEVSNDEKVFDQHEELDKVESEDELSNDEKASDQHEELDKVEYEEKVSDQHEELDKIATDNSPVDIYVRGAAWRQKSSWTELVRDATRSSFSISQILPGLCLPKPELPVIGETGKAQKSTAWIKVFRKMFLLRSRIMFISVKSFQC; translated from the exons ATGTTCAAAGATCCAACCCTGGAAGCAGTTGCAGCTATTCAG AATTCGCTATCCAAGGAATCACGACTTGCTACGGATAAACAAAAGCAAGGAAAGACGATGCCCTCAAACAGAAAGCGTAAAGCACCTTCAGAGGTTAAAGATGGTGAGGCACATACGTTGTTGTCTAAAGCTGAAGCAAAGCAGAGTTTGGAAGTCACACGAGATAGCCAACTATTAAATAGAAGTGCCAAATTGCCAAAGAAGTCTCCATGGAAAGATCTTGTTAGTGCTAATAGTGGTGCTTCATTCAGTGTATTGGATATTTTGCCGAGTGCTATTCCCGTTAAAGAGATGCAGTCTGGTTCTGATGGTGTTAGTGAGTTCTCCTCCGACGAAAAAGATGAAGTAACAAACGATGAGAAAGTATCAGATCACCTTGAAGAGCCGGATAAAGTTGAATCTGAAGATGAAGTATCAAACGATGAGGAAGTATCAGATCAGCATGAAGAGCTGGATAAAGTTGAATCTGAAGATGAAGTATCAAACGATGAGGAAGTATCAGATCAGCATGAAGAGCTGGATAAAGTTGAATCTGAAGATGAAGTATCAAACGATGAGAAAGTATTTGATCAGCATGAAGAGCTGGATAAAGTTGAATCTGAAGATGAATTATCAAATGACGAGAAAGCATCAGATCAGCACGAAGAGCTGGATAAAGTTGAATATGAAGAGAAAGTATCAGATCAGCACGAGGAGCTGGATAAAATTGCCACTGACAATAGCCCTGTAGATATTTATGTCAGAGGTGCTGCATGGCGACAAAAATCTTCATGGACAGAATTGGTTCGTGATGCCACCAGAAGTTCTTTCAGCATTTCGCAAATTTTGCCTGGTCTATGTCTTCCAAAACCAGAGTTGCCAGTGATAGGAGAGACCGGAAAAGCACAAAAATCTACAGCATGGATAAAAGTGTTTCGCAAGATGTTTCTGTTGAGAAGCAGAATAATGTTCATTTCAGTAAAGAGCTTCCAGTGTTGA
- the LOC109120714 gene encoding pentatricopeptide repeat-containing protein At1g19720-like: MNALSLNSKLIGAYASCGDLGSAELVFQRTTNLNIFAFNWMISAEKSIGYFSLLHQSRTIPNTYTFAVVLKVCVGLMDLNKGKEVQSMIYRMGFESELSVANVLINMYGKCGSTEYARLGKLKNPLFCLKKMRLEDLKPNDFTWNVMIAGYARRGDCDTAFMLLSKMSEEGLTPDLVTWNAMVSGYVQSRRSTEAVALLQEMLDAGVKPNEITLTGLLPVCGLIDSAYTGKEIHGLAYRLELFANVFVASALIDMYSRCGSVEDAWNVFSSIPFKNVAS, encoded by the exons ATGAATGCTTTGTCATTGAATTCAAAGCTCATCGGTGCCTATGCAAGTTGCGGGGATCTAGGTTCTGCTGAGCTTGTGTTCCAAAGAACAACAAACCTGAATATTTTTGCATTTAATTGGATGATTTCAGCTGAGAAATCCATTGGGTACTTCTCTCTTCTTCATCAATCAAGAACTATTCCGAACACGTACACATTTGCTGTAGTGTTAAAAGTATGTGTTGGTCTAATGGATCTGAACAAAGGAAAGGAAGTGCAGAGTATGATATATAGAATGGGATTTGAGTCAGAGCTATCGGTTGCCAATGTCTTGATTAATATGTATGGCAAATGTGGCAGTACGGAATATGCTCGTTTA GGAAAATTGAAGAAtcctttattttgtttgaaaaaaatgaggTTAGAAGACCTAAAGCCTAATGATTTTACATGGAATGTAATGATCGCTGGATATGCTAGGAGAGGAGACTGTGACACAGCTTTTATGTTACTCTCAAAAATGAGTGAAGAGGGGTTGACTCCAGATTTGGTTACCTGGAATGCAATGGTCTCAGGGTATGTTCAGAGCCGCAGATCAACTGAAGCTGTAGCATTATTGCAGGAAATGTTGGATGCTGGAGTGAAGCCTAATGAAATCACGCTCACTGGGCTTCTGCCAGTCTGTGGGTTGATTGACTCTGCATATACAGGGAAAGAAATCCATGGCTTAGCATATAGATTAGAGCTTTTTGCTAACGTCTTTGTTGCTAGTGCTCTCATTGACATGTACAGTCGATGTGGGAGTGTAGAAGATGCTTGGAATGTTTTCAGTTCTATTCCTTTCAAGAATGTTGCATCATGA
- the LOC109120715 gene encoding protein REPRESSOR OF SILENCING 3-like yields the protein MWKGGRLRIEKAKEHFFLRMKREWEEDATLATTSTHLPVTEAERTDSLKSQKKGSKLDEAQIRIYFPKLGKIKPVSLRGTGKHKCSFQRVEVPSLSIHFCDCEEHSDTTHTDKQKSLCNYDSKDGGMDEKELNIMNSVLNRIFERENYSEETPRDFKLSKKVQSSNGTVDHLQNDKNLVNQEMVDDDNLILNMVAGANDRMIMVKDPIQEAMTAIQANEDFVDQEMDNDDDNLIINVVAG from the exons ATGTGGAAAGGTGGGAGGCTTAGAATAGAGAAGGCAAAGGAACACTTTTTTCTTCGTATGAAACGTGAGTGGGAAGAAGATGCTACACTTGCCACTACTTCGACCCATCTTCCTGTTACTGAAGCTGAAAGGACGGACTCCCTGAAAAGTCAGAAGAAAGGCTCCAAATTGGATGAAGCGCAAATTCGGATTTACTTCCCAAAATTAGGAAAG ATTAAACCAGTGTCTCTTAGAGGAACTGGCAAGCATAAATGCAGTTTTCAGCGAGTGGAAGTTCCTTCCTTATCTATCCATTTTTGTGATTGTGAAGAGCACTCTGATACTACTCATACGGACAAGCAAAAATCACTTTGTAATTATGACTCAAAGGATGGTGGAATGGATGAGAAAGAGCTGAACATTATGAATTCAGTGTTgaacagaatttttgagagggagaACTATTCTGAGGAAACCCCTAGGGATTTTAAATTATCTAAGAAAGTTCAAAGCTCAAATGGTACAGTTGATCATTTGCAGAATGACAAGAATCTAGTCAACCAAGAAATGGTAGATGATGATAACCTCATTCTCAATATGGTGGCTGGTGCAAACGATAGAATGATTATGGTAAAAGATCCAATCCAGGAAGCAATGACAGCTATTCAGgctaatgaagattttgttgacCAAGAAATGGATAACGATGATGACAACCTTATTATCAATGTAGTGGCAGGATAG
- the LOC138337230 gene encoding protein FAR1-RELATED SEQUENCE 5-like, protein MLKYFQKRQSDSPGFFYAIQMDVEGHLANCFWVDARSRIAYKNFGDVVLFDPTYLTNKYKMSFVPFTGVNNHHQSILFGCSLLWDETEETFQWLLHTWQEAMFGISPRTIITDQDAAITNAVAKVFPNSAHHFCMWHIEKKIPEYLSHVFHAFDDFKNKFSKCLHCTTTPEEFEIAWIDIMKMYNLEEHIWLRKIYTIREKWIPAYVRTTFCAGMSTTQRSESMNKYFKDYLNSSTPMSVFVTQYDKVVDARYDKVREKDYKTKHSKAILKTLYPTEDEAAKIYTRKIFQKFQEELIQSQKFISEKIEVQDGIHIYKVHLFQRETPTYIVRLNLELKNATCSCHKFEFMGILCRHVLMIFIKKQIHSLPPCYLLDRWTRYATTEKANDISSAGSLAYNLKSSTIWFNNIMTHSLGLSERATRSEKHYKFTYQKLLQLSKELDELPYEDNDNVCDDQVNESNNDLNSSEQREKFSLLDPPCVATKGRPRSLRMKSGLESSQKVKRSSSLKSKRETKIRKKGKGVR, encoded by the coding sequence ATGTTGAAATACTTTCAAAAGCGACAATCTGATAGCCCAGGATTCTTTTATGCAATACAAATGGATGTGGAGGGTCATTTAGCTAATTGTTTTTGGGTAGATGCTAGGTCTAGGATAGCTTACAAGAATTTTGGAGATGTTGTCCTATTTGATCCTACATACTtgacaaataaatataagatgtCTTTTGTTCCATTTACCGGAGTTAATAACCATCACCAATCCATTTTATTTGGATGTTCTCTTCTTTGGGATGAAACGGAAGAAACTTTTCAGTGGTTACTTCATACTTGGCAAGAGGCAATGTTTGGTATTTCCCCTCGTACAATAATCACAGATCAAGATGCTGCAATAACAAATGCAGTTGCAAAGGTGTTCCCGAAtagtgcacaccatttttgtATGTGGCACATTGAGAAGAAGATTCCTGAATATCTAAGTCATGTTTTTCAtgcatttgatgattttaaaaataagtttagtaagtgTTTACATTGTACAACAACTCCTGAGGAATTTGAAATTGCTTGGATCgatataatgaaaatgtacaattTAGAAGAGCATATTTGGTTGCGTAAGATATACACCATTCGCGAGAAATGGATTCCAGCATATGTGCGAACTACTTTTTGTGCTGGAATGTCAACAACTCAAAGAAGTGAAAGTATGAATAAATACTTTAAAGATTATCTTAACTCTAGTACGCCAATGAGTGTATTTGTGACGCAATATGATAAAGTTGTTGACGCTAGGTATGACAAAGTAAGGGAGAAGGATTATAAGACAAAGCATTCAAAGGCTATCTTGAAAACATTATATCCAACGGAGGATGAAGCAGCCAAAATATATaccagaaaaatatttcaaaaatttcaagaagagttaattcaatctcaaaaatttatttcagaaAAAATTGAGGTTCAGGATGGGATACATATTTATAAAGTGCATTTGTTTCAGAGAGAAACACCGACATATATTGTTAGgttgaatcttgaattaaaGAATGCTACTTGTTCTTGTCATAAGTTTGAGTTCATGGGAATTTTGTGTAGACATGTGcttatgatatttataaagaaaCAGATTCACTCGCTTCCACCATGTTATTTATTGGATCGATGGACAAGGTATGCAACTACAGAAAAAGCTAATGACATTTCAAGTGCAGGATCGCTTGCGTATAATCTGAAGTCTTCTACTATATGGTTTAATAACATTATGACACATTCTCTTGGGCTCTCTGAACGAGCTACTCGTTCagaaaaacattataaatttacATATCAGAAATTGTTGCAACTAAGTAAAGAACTTGATGAACTTCCATAtgaggataatgataatgtttgTGATGATCAAGTTAACGAGTCAAATAATGATTTGAACTCAAgtgaacaaagagaaaaatttagTTTGCTTGACCCTCCATGCGTGGCTACTAAAGGACGTCCTCGTTCTTTGAGAATGAAAAGTGGTTTAGAAAGTTCTCAGAAGGTTAAAAGAAGCTCTTCGCTGAAATCAAAAAGAGAAaccaaaatcagaaaaaaaggCAAAGGAGTAAGGTAA